The sequence CTGTTCATATAGCATGCAAACACTCAGTTATAGTGcactataatgtaaaataaataatcctGCTTGATTGATCAAGTTATGACATGTATGAGTAACATAAGCTATCTCTGTGTGCATCAATGTAAATATAGGTCTCTACAGTCATCTAGTGTTTACACGCGGTGTTACAGATGATAAATGTCCTCTTCTACAGCCAGTGTTTCTGTTTTCAGCTCCTGCTTCTccgtctcctctgtgtctctccatttAAACCAATAGACCCTGGCTTTAAAAGCAGAACGTTTTGGACACTTTGGTTTTTTTTAAGacgtgttttgtttgttttgaaagatGAGAGATTGATATTTGATATGTTTTTCCAGCTCTAGTTCTACATGTTGATTCATGCGAAGGGGAGGAGCGTTTTCATGTCAgaagcagaagaagaaagaaTCTGATCAAACCTGAACTGCAGCTGACTCCTGGTGACTTTATCATTCCTCAACCGCGTGTTTAATGCAAACCTGCTCCATTATTGTTCTTCTAAACCAGGACACGTATTAATGGAGATTGTGTTGATGCTGTGTTCTGTCAGAAGcatgttgatgttgatgttgatgtgATCTGAGATGCAGTGAAGATGGCAGAAGCGACTAAAACTCTTCCTGGTGAGACGGTGTTTCTTTACTCTGTTTAAGAAAGACTCAGTGCATTCATTTGGTCTCAATGTCAGaataaaattcagtttgaaaccaTGTTCCTCGTGAATCAGTTGTTTTCACTGAATATCATTATAAATGACTCAGAAGAGTGAAGATGTCGTCACATGGAGCTGACAGATGATTAGATCATATTTTCACTGACTGCTGTAATTGAAATCTGTTCATTTGCTGCTGTTACGAGTTCAGTTTTTGTGCTGTTTGTAGTGTTtcgtgttgttttttttccttcgtTTAAAAGCCTTGTGTTTTTACACTCATATTTGATATTTTCTGTCACTTtcagatattttcatttttgactcCAGTCCAGATGATGCAGTGATCCGGATTCTTCTGATGGGCAGAAACACTTGTGGGAAAAGCTCGTCTGGGAACTTGATCCTGGGAGAAAAGAGGTTTAAAAGGCATGAGTCTGAAGTGTGTGAGGGTCAGACTCAGATCAGAGGGAAGCAGGTCTCTGTGATTGATTGTCCAGATCTACTGGATCCAGATCTGAATGAAGAGCAGCTGGAGAAGATGAAAGAGCAGCTGCTCTCTGGATGTTCAGCAGGTCTCAGTTCAGTTCTGCTCACCGTTCCTCTGGAGAAACCTCTGCAAAATGAAGAAGAGATCCTGGATTATATTGAGTGTTTGTTTGGTCCTGAAGTTCAGAAGTACATCATGATTCTGTTCACACATGGAGATGATCTGGAGGATCTGGATCAGACCACTGATGAACATCTGAAACCCAAAGATCATGAGGATCTGCAGCGACTCGTGACTGAATGTGGAGGAAAGTCTCACTGTTTCAGTAAGATGAAGAAAGTGAAGGCTCAAGTTGAAGATCTGCTGCAGAAGATTGAAGGAATGATGACGGAGAACGGAGGGAGATTCTTCATCAAACAGATGAAGAGGAGCGACAGCATGGACGTTCTTAATGTCAGCTGTACGTCTTGTTTCTGTTAATTACTTCTCAAATACACACAACACTGATCTTAAAGAGAGAGTTCTGCGATTGTATTAAACAGCTCATTTCTGTTGTAGTTTCAGGAAAGAGTTTACCATATCCAGTCTCCAGATGAAGCTGAGGCAGTTCCTGAGAGGAAAGACCAGATCAGACTGGCTCTGATGAGAAAAACTGGACTCTGTAATAGTGCTGCAAACACATCATGGATATCAAACAGTGTACGTGAGAAACTACAGTCTCAGTGATTACGAAACACAAGACTCCTAAAGCACTTCTGTTCTTATCAGCGATGTATTAAATCATTCAGCGATCACAGTAATACACGATCACTGCACGAGCTGCCAGTGACTCTGAACAACTGGAATAAACACACCCTTCTTTCTCATGATGTTCTCTGTTCATATAAAGTGCTTTCTGTGTCGCTATCCAGAGGAGTGAGTTTCCTTTCAGAGGGGAATCGGTCAAATATCAGAACACTGAAAGAATAAAGTGGATTTATTGTGATTCTGAGTGCTGTCTGTGTTTGCTGTTGAACTCAACTGTGTTCAAGACTCATCTGTCCATCAATCTCAGCACAAAGATATGAAGGCATGCATGTGTTGTTTCTGAGTTATTGTTTTCATCACACATCTTCACTCTTGCTCAGAGGAGCGTCTGAAGCTGTTCCCTGTTCTGGAGATGATCTGTCTTCAGAAGTCAAACGCTTCAGATGAACAGCAGTCAGAGCAGAGTCCAGCGTTATTTTCTGTCTGATATTCAGTCACCCGAGGGGCGTCACTCTGAGCCTGTCGCTGCGTGTTTGTTTGAAGAAGATCTTTTAGTAGTGATGGACCGAAACATCATGATTCACATCAACCTGTTAAACAAGTTTGTTAGACAGCCACACCTCTGATAAGAAATAGTAACATACTTTTTAAACGTTAAACTTCAGTCTAAAACACAGCACAGTGCAAACATTTATAATATCATATAGAAAATATTCTGAAGGTAAAGCATCTAACACTATCAAAGCAGTTTCATATAGATGAACATCTTCACAAGTGTTACTCTATACaaaaagttaataatattgagcTGTAATGTAAACATGGAGCATGTAACAAACTGCAGTGAATTACAGAAAGTAAGGATgggcgttttccgcaaatatcacattttaatatttgagctcacaaaaaaagttttttttttttgaagtttaatgagacagacgttatttttcagcaacatttattgtttctgtcattttgaacAAGCACAATAAGCTcgaacattacacatcgtgttttgtatctgaaaacctttaacaatgcatgcaaacacagattaaaagcaaaaaaaaaaaaaaaaaagtgaacaaataaaaaacgtaatgcagcctgcagcaattaggctattgtagaacttaactttgaaacttgtaaactgtcagcaaatcttgtttgcttttttttttctattgttttacatgttcttgtttaGAAACACGTGcgtgtaaacatgatcgggggaaagtcggctccttagtctgttaacaataaggcccaccgcggagaaaacgcgctctgacgACACAGACgtcgggactcacaaataacCCCTCGTTTACACTGAACACGTGTGCTGCGCATTACGGCTGCGACAAGGTTTTATTCCGTCCTCCACGCGGTGCCAACTCACACCGGGAGCATATCAGAAGCGGAGCGACTGGATGCGTGAGACCACGTGATTTGCCTGTCCGACGTGTTTTTCTGATTTGGGGGTTTCAAGTACCATGGATATATTGCCAATATACATGCAATACGTTTGGGAGTCTGCACAGgctgtttattttgaaattgacagggatttttgacttttattttgtatttcctgtGGACGCGCGTCCGTCAAAAATAGACTAGGCGCCTGTATTTAGTGAAGCGGCGCGGAGAAGCTTCTGAAACGCGCCGCGTCACGGCCGGtgtaaacacaagcattgactagAATGGGCGCGATCAGCTCCGGTAGCCGTGTCGAAGCCGTAATGCGCCGCACACGTGTTCAGTGTAAACGAGGGGTGACGGTGTGCTTTTAGTGAATACGTTTTGTGAAGCACTTCGTACTGTattttcgtttcaccactgaatgggatcctcatctggtggaatacatggctccagcaagaactgtccccactcgtctcggctggactctctgtaatcatcacTGAAGAACTGACTCAgccttttccgacgagtgggcattgcatcctcttcatcattGGTGACGCtccactcgcatcaaggaaaattttctgataatgttcaataaagtttttttttttcttacttctacatgttttcatcgagaaacctaAGATGTTTGTGCCGAGGCGGGTCTTGGGCAGACGCAAGaagagttttcactgcattctccaagttagcggtgtttattcgCTGCTTGAGGCCGGTgagtgacacactggctgcgtggcttgagcgccgcgtgtctgaagcgtcccagaagcgtggcggattctgtgtcttaACCCCTCGTTTACACTGAACACGTGTGCTGCGCATTACGGCTGCGACAAGGTTTTATTCCATCCTCCACGCGGTGCCAACTCACACCGGGAGCATATCAGAAGCGGAGCGACTGGATGCGTGAGACCACGTGATTTGCCTGTCCGACGTGTTTTTCTGATTCCAGAATGAATCTCTCGTCGTCCATTTCTTGTCTCCTACCAAGGATATATTGCCAATATACATGCAATACGTTTGGGAGTCTGCAcagggtgtttattttgaaattgacagggatttttgacttttattttgtatttccggTGCGACTTGGACGCGCGTCCATCAAAAATAGACTAGGCGCCTATATTTAGCGAAGTGGCGCGGAGTGCCGCTTTTGGGAAGCTTCTGAAACGCGCCGCGTTGCGGCCGGtgtaaacacaagcattgactagAATGGGCGCGATCAGCTCCGGTAGCCGTGTCGAAGCCGTAATGCGCCGCACAcgtgttcagtgtaaatgaggggttacacaccagaagcgtgcctgacgcggcgctggcgcgctgctgctgtagagggagactgttgacagaccaggctcttgtcttcatgacaacaatatcaacttttttttaaaaaaaagaaatagattatgtttgacaggtgcaatatttgaaaatcgataattatttatatttacatttatatctgaatttatgtcaacctatagactttcaaatatcaaaatatcatgaattcatatgtatttgtgtacaaaatgacataaaaacacattttccgattatattttgcctggaaacgcttccaacacacacgcgtgtcgcggtaaaaataggcgtcggttctatttctagcaagcagGCGTTTTCCGCtcgtctcacgcaggcggtctgtaagctaTAACCTGTTAACAtaggagccgaattaaaaacgacACGCCATGCGgatgagacgcttgcgccacgcatccagtgtgtcgccggcctgagagatgccgcaacactgttcttgaattcggtcactttctaattctccacggcatatttgaagtactgtagaagaccacaGTTCTTAcacacatatcgcgtcttttgcttGCTCaggttcgttatttccaatgtacgtgcgtggtatgcgcgctcataatggaagtgatGCGGTCGTGATGCgtacgcgctcgttttttccaggcgcgtccgcaccgcatcgagtttaaaaacatctcaacttttctgAATACCACAAGCGCACCGCagatcatgtgacaagaactaaacattcagtttcatcctttcccgtaacaacgttgaaagctcagctaaaaTGAAAGGATTAGAGCAgttcgaatgttcgactatctgtgcacacccctaatataaaacactgtaaaacaccCACAGAAatctttttctctggtggtataaatattgtaacaatttactgtttttaaacattaagataatatacacttttctttcatagttcttcaacaggtatgcaaacaatgtcatcatttttcacttttttctcctcaacaggtaaccttacaataaaacacaacaggtaagtatccacaaaagtattcagctaatcaacaaacaatgctcaaaatatcaaaatcagttgTAATGGCAATTAACCCATAAATACACTGCTTAACAAATGGCAGTTTGTCCCCCCTCCTCGTCAATTCCCCGCCTTCTTCATCacagttatgttataaattgcatGCCACATAACGTTACATAACCGAATTTAGTTATGCTgctgaacaatatcccaataatagcaattagcattatgctaaaaatgtaaatataatacctaaaacactcgacatgtcaacaaaacgataacagaacatcttcccaaacacatatcaagcttatttaaaacctccaaagcataaacactcaaggattcaaagtacctggaaaagggagatgtaaataaccataagcataagttcccgcctcctcagcacaAGCAGACCGAgaacaccccaagagaggcgggacttaaggcagaacagccaatcatgatccggtcacactcaaagccggtgtcatgtctgagagggaggggggaggaggcagccgcAGCGAGCGCAAGACacagctgtgtccaaattcagggtctgcatcctccttaggatccttcctacccggttgaaggaggatgggtcctccgacgaccgcaaaaaccggaagtcggtgtttgtgaatttggacagcctacacttctttcagttccctcccttacccgttgctcatatcctgtcgcctagcaaccatGACAGCGCCAAAcaagacgcgggtgaagagctcatcgttctctccccggagctttataaacacttctgtctgctctttcgtccttagaagcgttaaaacagcttcaatcattaacaaataagctgtgtataaggggatattcacacaggcagtaaggaagaagctagtttacgaaagtaaacattttttttttttttacatatacccgtacaaatgtaaaacaaaacaaaaaatgctagaaaacccactgaaaatatatatttttgaaaaaaacagtttttaaaaaacaccgaaaataatactcctcccccactccgctaccgcccGCTtagtcctgccgaaaagaattatgggataagTAGGACGcaaaaggatccaccacacccatccttccaattcggggaaaaggaggacgcatttgtggatcctacgaatttggacagccttcgtcgcggcgctgtgacgtaacatccttcggAGGATTCATTTGACCTCACAGACACCGTAGTTACAGGAGGagcgaaagtgaaagtaaagcgGATCTTACAGTAACAGCTCCAATCCTTCATTAAAGCGCGTAGTTCATTCAAGTTTTGAGCACACAATGATTCAGTTGTACTTAAGTTAGTATTTAAGTTATTGTTCTGAGCTTCTGTCAAACAGAGGAATGAGCTCAGTTTAATGTAGTTTAAGTGAACTGTGGTTCTAGATGAGCGGAGAGCAGAGGAATAGACAGAATAAAGCCTGGGTACAAGTGTCTCGTGCTCCACAGACAGAGCTTTATATTATACTTTTGACAGATGCTTCATCCAAAGAGATTTCAAATACATTCACTTATTTAAGAAGTCTATGCACTGCCTTTGAATGAATCATTAATAGAGAGATATGAATCCTGCTTCAACTGACAGTCTTTGTTTAACTGAATTCTCCGTGGTTCAGGTGAAATATGGTGATTAATGGACGGTGTATAAATCAATCACCGGGGTGGAGTGTTTAAGTGAGTGAAATGGCATTCAGAGCACGTGACTGACATTCAGTAGTGTCTGTTTACAGCTGAACAGCTCGTGCGAACACCAGGATTCAGTCTGACTCACTTTAAACATCATCCTGACCGAGATCTGCTCTTTTGTTCCTGGCAGGAACACCAGTTCACATATCGTTGCTTTTTTCATGCTCTGAATGTCTTGCTGACACTagcgataataataataataataataataataataataataataataataaaacaccgcGTCATAGCTTTGTTCTAACTATTATATTGTATTGTCTTGTTTAAAGCATTATCTGTTGattatttatattgcatattatctgtatattttgatattaatttaaaataaaatgataactaAAATGTCTCGTGTAATGGATTAAGGGTTCAaccattatattaataatataaaacagttGTAATAATAGGTCTTCGTAATTAGAGGGCATAGTAAAACATTCagtaaagattaaaataaaataatcttgctTTTAGTGATTATAAGATATTCAGGTGATTAGTTTTTCTAGTCACACACATCACACGCTTGTGTTTACACTCTTATCGCAGTTATCAGTCAAGAAAAGACGAGCGTCACAGTCTGTGAATGACTCATGACGTGTCATCGGTTTGTAGTCTTTCATCAACATCGCTGTTGCTATAGAAACCGCGGCACTAGTGATCGGAAGTCCGTTCCTCGTCACGTGTGTCATCAGATTCTGCAGAaacagcagcggtgggcgtggcTGTTCACTCTTAACCCCGCCTCTCTTTGTGTGGAACATTATAAGAATCCTTCAGCTCACAGTGACCCATCACCTGCCTCAGACCCGCGTGCAGGTACGACTTTGATCTTATACCTTTGATTAACCTGATTATATTGTGAACATAGTTCTTAACAATTGGGGAGAAAGTGGGTTTGCAAATGTAAAATAGTGTATCAAATCTCTCACATGCATATTTTCTCTCAGTAAAGTTATGTAATTTACTTAAGAAAACGCGGAATGTAATTGAACCGGAtgttactgtattattattattattattattattattcaaggaATGTAGATATGCTGTGGAATCAAGTGTGCACATATTTCCACACTCTTATTGTAGGCTACTGGTTTGGATTCATATTCACAAGTTTTCTACAGAGTGAATAAAGAGCTCCTCATCACTAACACAGAGAAAAGACATCAGTCGGTTTGATAACTCCGTTCGGCTCGTACGTGAAGATTTCAATAATTCATATATAGCCTGATTCTAGGTTTCCTTTGACTATGCAtggtataaatattattaataaacattattatcaataattaaaagatgtcTTCTCTGCTCAGATGCCAAACGTCATGTGCATGAGTTTATTTGTGCACGTGTCTGTTAGTGTAATGTAGAGACTGATGCTTGTAGAAGAATTATAAGATCTGAAATGTAGAAAACAACAGTTTACACATAACTGCTTTCACTTCTTAATCAAATGTCTTATTAGAATATGCATTATTgaagaaaaacatgaaacatgGGTGAACAGAACAGACACAAGGGTCAAgtctcctttatttatatagcgctttaaactaaatacattgcgtcaaagcaactgaacaacattcatttggaaaacagtgtcaataatgcaaaatgatagttaaaggcagttcatcaagaGAGCAAACTGTGTTCACAGTAAAGCCTGAATCTGATATAAACAATCATGTTCACTGGTCTGTGAGATGCTCAGTTTCATCTATGCACCTTCAGAAATGAAGAAGTATATTTGTGCATGATTAATTATAGAAGATGATCCTCTGAACATCTTCTCTGTGTCAGGTGaccttttgcagaaatgttgaAGTGTTTGTTGTAAGAGAACCCTTCCAATAATAATGATATACTGCAGTAATTTGTTCTGTGTTTTTAAAACAGGTTCTTCATCTGAGCTGAATCATGTTCAACGTCACAGTGTCGTGTTCAGAGATTCAGACTCCTGTGGGGTTTGTGTACGTGATTCTGTCTGTTTTACTGAATAAAACACACAATCCTGACTGTGATCAGAGCTGGTATTCACAGGTGAGTGTGTTTCTGTCCTCAGACTACACcattatacacatacacacacacacacactctctctctctctctccctctctctctctctcacacacacacacacacacacactctctgatcCTCGTGTGTTTGATTTCTCCAGGATGATCGTCTGATAGCAGATCCATCAGATCCTCAAACACTGATTGATCCTGTGACGTCTGTCTCTTCTGAtcgtctcgtcacgtctcagtgTGTGAATCTGAATCATGAGATCATCTGTCACGCTGCAGGAGTAAATGAACTCATTCACTCTCAACATTCTTCATATTTAAACACAGAAATGATGTTCATCTTGATTTGACTATGAATTATTAGAGCTGCAGTTCATCAGGACGTTAAACACGTACAGTAATGAAATGATCATGAACACTGTGAACGCTGCTCTAACGCTTCTGTCTTTCATCACAGTTCAGATGTGACACCGTGTTCAGAGGTGAGAGAAACACTTCAGCTCTcagtgtgatgtttgtgatggacTTATGATCTCTAATATTAACAGTGAAACACATCCGGATGTCCTGATTCAGATCAAACTCTGTGTTTTTGATTGAATCTTCTGTGCTTCAAGTGAATCATGATGATTCTGAATGTGTTTTCAGTGTTTAATGACTCCATCAGTGAATCGACTCAAGCTCCAGAATCACGTGAGTTCAGCTGATGATCGACTGCATGAGATATAGTTCATTAATTCAGTCCATCTGATGATTTTATTGTGTTGTAGCTTGTGTAGATCAGCTGATTTTATATTGCATGGCTTGTTTAGATCAGTTGTGCTGGATTCCTGCTCTGATCTTCATTGTTCTTCTGGCTTTAATCTGTTTCTTGCTGCATAAAAGGATCTTCAGGTGAGTCACAAGTCTTTAGTTGAGTCAGTTAATTATGGCATTTCTGATATAAAGTCATATGTGATGATGGAATCAGTGGGCTAATCTAAAACATATCTCAATAGAGAGAAAATGAGAATAATAGTATTTAACAATCAGCTTCAATATGTTGTCAGATGTTTTCAGAGCATCTTTCAGTGCAACGATTCAGAAAACAGGTGAGTGAATCAAACTGACAGAAATAAAGACTTGAACTAAATCTGACTGAATCACATCAACATTTGTGCTTCATATGAGACTCTGACAATCTGAATCAATCTGAATCTGTTTCTC comes from Carassius auratus strain Wakin chromosome 3, ASM336829v1, whole genome shotgun sequence and encodes:
- the LOC113055497 gene encoding immune-associated nucleotide-binding protein 1-like translates to MAEATKTLPDIFIFDSSPDDAVIRILLMGRNTCGKSSSGNLILGEKRFKRHESEVCEGQTQIRGKQVSVIDCPDLLDPDLNEEQLEKMKEQLLSGCSAGLSSVLLTVPLEKPLQNEEEILDYIECLFGPEVQKYIMILFTHGDDLEDLDQTTDEHLKPKDHEDLQRLVTECGGKSHCFSKMKKVKAQVEDLLQKIEGMMTENGGRFFIKQMKRSDSMDVLNVSFSGKSLPYPVSR